In a genomic window of Helianthus annuus cultivar XRQ/B chromosome 10, HanXRQr2.0-SUNRISE, whole genome shotgun sequence:
- the LOC110885556 gene encoding heat stress transcription factor B-3: protein MVGELLVTKSSPSPFLLKTYMLVDDPATDHVVSWNAAGTGFVVWQPAEFARDLLPTLFKHSNFSSFVRQLNTYGFRKVATSRWEFCNERFHKGHKEVLCQIRRRKSWANKAQPVTQTLKESDEDQRSSSTNSLSSGYNILMDENHKLKNENKVLCSELWSMRKKCKELLDLVSMYAASSSNKEEEDDQRPKLFGVRLEVHGDKERKRKRHEEVSESARRILLSVNANK from the exons ATGGTGGGGGAGTTGTTGGTCACAAAGTCTTCTCCATCCCCCTTCCTCCTGAAAACTTACATGTTGGTTGATGATCCCGCCACCGACCATGTGGTGTCTTGGAACGCGGCTGGGACGGGCTTCGTCGTGTGGCAGCCGGCTGAGTTCGCTCGCGACTTGCTTCCGACTCTCTTCAAACACAGCAACTTTTCCAGTTTTGTTCGACAACTCAATACCTAT GGTTTCCGTAAAGTTGCAACAAGCCGATGGGAATTCTGCAACGAAAGGTTTCACAAAGGTCACAAAGAGGTGCTATGTCAAATTAGAAGAAGGAAATCATGGGCCAACAAGGCACAACCAGTCACTCAAACACTGAAAGAATCTGATGAAGATCAAAGATCTTCATCTACCAATTCTCTATCCTCAGGATACAACATCCTCATGGATGAGAACCATAAGCTCAAGAACGAGAATAAAGTGTTATGTTCTGAGCTTTGGAGCATGAGAAAGAAGTGCAAGGAGCTCCTTGATTTGGTTAGTATGTACGCTGCTAGTAGCTCAAACAAAgaagaggaagatgaccaaaggcCAAAACTGTTTGGGGTAAGGTTGGAGGTGCATGGTGATAAGGAGAGAAAGAGGAAAAGGCATGAAGAGGTTAGTGAGAGTGCAAGAAGAATTTTACTTTCAGTCAATGCAAACAAGTAG